The genome window CTTCTTCTGCAAATAAACATTCACTAATAATGTGAACTACGTTAGAACTTGTAGTTCAGACTGAGTATGCTGGTATCAACAACATCGCCAGAAACACCCAGAGCAAAATCAACTGCGAACTGATCGCTTAGCGGACGATATCCAACGCCCAGGATGTATTCACTTTGATCCTCAAAGGTAGCCCCGCCGGCAGCACGATTTGTTCGGTAACCGGCTCTAATGGGAACAACCATTTTGTTCATGTACAATGTGTATTCGACACCTACATGGACGTTTGTGACAGCTTTTCGTTGGTCTTCAGCTCCACTATTAGCTTCAAAGAAGTGTTCGACATCAACGGCGCCGATGAGATCGGATCCCGATCCTTCATCAGGTTTGCCGAAACGGCTGATTTGATAGGCAACCCCTCCAGCTAACCTTGCAGGCATCTCTTTGGTAAAATCGCTGAATTGGCCATGTCCGGTAAGTGAAATCTGGCTTCGATAGCAGGCACCCCAAGTCATTCTTGCACCAGGCGCCAAAATACCGATAATGCCACCAATTCCCGTTCCGGTAGCTGTATTACTTGAGGACGAATTAAAAGTTGAATCGTTAGGGTCAAGAATATCTGAGGAACTAAAATTGAACCGCTGCTGTCCAACAACTGCGCCAATGCCCAGATTCAATTTATGGGAACGCTCAAGAGGAAAACCAAAAGCAATCGTTATCAGATCTGTATTGATTTCCTTCCTTTCTTTCCGTGTAAAGTTCGCGTTCGATTGTGAGTCTTCGCTAGTAAGTACTCCTGAGGATGTTTGCAGGAAGTGACCGATTCGAGCAAAGCTTATACCCAAAGTGCCACTACCAAATCCCCGCATGATCTGACTGAAAGGAATAACCACTCCAGCAAAATTAAAACCCATGTTGCCAGCATCGGTTTCATTAAAAGTCGAGGGATTACTCGCAAGCCCACTTAAAGAAGTGGTCACATTTGGCTGAGCGCCTAAGGAAGCCATCGCTTGCTGTTTGCTGATTACTGCCAGCGCGGCTGGATTATAGACTGTAGCGCTAGCATCATAGCAAAGAGCCGTTACAGCTCCCCCCATTCCTTCCCCGCGAGCGCTAATACCTAAACTATATAAGGTGTCTGGAATCTGTGCTAAAGCCATACTCGCAAGCGTGGTTGCCATTACGACCATAAGCACAAAGCTTCGACATTTACTGGCTGAATTCAAATTAGTTAATCTCATCCTTGCCTCCGTTACCATAACTCCGACTCCTCATTTTTAGAAAAATTTGACAATAAACTTACTGGTCACTTTTACCGAAGTATTGCCTGATTTATCGGTTGCTGTCACTTCAATCGCATATGCTTTTAGCGCCCTGAAGGGCTTCGGTACAGTGATATTTACTGTTCCGAACCATCGCCCTATTGTCCCTGACTGAGCAACTATTTCTTTTAATGACGTGATAGAAGCTACCTGAACGCCTTTGTCATCTTTAATAACCGCTGTTACACCCGTAGCAAGCACGCTGTTTTGTGTCGCATCGGAAGTATTGAAGAACGAATCGGTTACATCGATAAGGACTGTCAGCTTTGTTCCAGGACGAATCTTCATATTATTGAAGGGGTAAGAGACTTTAACCGTCGGCTTATCGTTATCCACCCTAACGCTTATTGTCTTAGTAGCGCTATTACCAACTTCATTAGTTGCTGTCACGACGACGGAATGAAGTCCCGATGACGTGTTTGTGGCATCCCATGCAGTATCTATGATGCTGCCCGTGCCGCTATCAATCTGCTGACCATCAACTCTAACCACCCAAGTAGCCAGAGCGTCATTTACTGTGCCGGAGATTTGGACAACACCCTTCACATAGGATTTATCCGTAGGAGTAGTGACCTCGAGTACCGGCGGTGTGTTGTTGACGGTAACCTGTTTGCTTTTTGTAGTAGACGAGTTGCCGGCTGTATCAGTTGCAATAATCGTGACGGTATGTGTGCCATCAGGATACTTGGATGAACTATCAAGATTTTTCTGCGCTGTATTCCAATTAACGCTTATGCTCTTGGTAGTTCCACTACCCAACTGCACTTCACCTATCTTAACGATCCAAGTCACATCACTTGTATCCTGAATGGACGCTGTAATGGTCTGCGTTCCGAAGAACTTGACATCAGTTTTGTTCTCATCAGGGTTAGTGAGAGTGACAACCGGAGAGGTAGCGTCCTTCAGCAATACTACGCTTTTTTGCAGCGTATTGCCAGACTTATCGGAGCCAATTAACGCCAACGTATGGGCGCCTTCGCTCAATAACGAAGGATCGAGGGTAGCGCTAACTGCGACGGTTGTTGAACTATCTGAGACTGTAAAAAAAGAGGGAGTAAAGCCGGTTGATCCGCCATCGATTGTGAGGTTCCATCCTTGCAGATTAGTATCACTAACGGTTCCTGTAATCGCCAACGGACTATTGCTAATCTGAGCGTTATTTACTGGCGTAGTCAGCGTCACCGTCGGCAATATACTATCGACTGTCACATCCACTGTTGAGGCGCTACCAACGTTTCCTGCTTTATCAGTAGCGGAGATGCTGATCGTGTGTTTACCATTAGAGAAGCTAGCAGCGTTCCAATTAATAGAAATACTGCCGCCAGACCCCGTTGACACAGAAAGTCCGGTTGTTCCGCCATCAACTTTCGCTTCCCATGTATTGGGATTTGCATCATTTACGGTTGCGGTGACCGAAACATTACTAGCCTTTACAAAGCCATTATTAGCAGGGGTATTAATCGTCACTGTAGGAACGGTTCGATCGATCTTAACCGTTCTTACTATCCGGCTTTCGCTTCCAAGGGTGTCTCTTACAATTAATGAAAGGGTATGAGTTCCTTGCGATACCGGGTCAGTGCTCCATTCAAAGCTAATTGCGCTTGCGGCATTATCTGTTGTCAGCCCAACGGTATCATCGAGCTTCAAGTCCCATGAACCAGCAGCCTTACCGGTTACAGTTACAGTTCCCTTTACCACAGCCCCCTCTAAGGGAGCGGTTAAAACGATAAAGTTTGTGTTATCAACTGTAACATTGACCGTCGTTGATATTTCGACAGGGTTACTGGTGTCTTTCGCATAAAGGGTTAAAGTATGGATAGAATCCGACAAACCCGTTGTATCCCAGAAGAAAGTATCGCTGGCGGTGGTGCCGGCATTTA of bacterium contains these proteins:
- a CDS encoding Ig-like domain-containing protein; this encodes MINSRAFKWVFQSLASIFFLSITSVLFAQLSVNIAKPFDTGTVGGKAKVEFTITNAGAGLTWRAVIDKNTPSSQQVNAGTTASDTFFWDTTGLSDSIHTLTLYAKDTSNPVEISTTVNVTVDNTNFIVLTAPLEGAVVKGTVTVTGKAAGSWDLKLDDTVGLTTDNAASAISFEWSTDPVSQGTHTLSLIVRDTLGSESRIVRTVKIDRTVPTVTINTPANNGFVKASNVSVTATVNDANPNTWEAKVDGGTTGLSVSTGSGGSISINWNAASFSNGKHTISISATDKAGNVGSASTVDVTVDSILPTVTLTTPVNNAQISNSPLAITGTVSDTNLQGWNLTIDGGSTGFTPSFFTVSDSSTTVAVSATLDPSLLSEGAHTLALIGSDKSGNTLQKSVVLLKDATSPVVTLTNPDENKTDVKFFGTQTITASIQDTSDVTWIVKIGEVQLGSGTTKSISVNWNTAQKNLDSSSKYPDGTHTVTIIATDTAGNSSTTKSKQVTVNNTPPVLEVTTPTDKSYVKGVVQISGTVNDALATWVVRVDGQQIDSGTGSIIDTAWDATNTSSGLHSVVVTATNEVGNSATKTISVRVDNDKPTVKVSYPFNNMKIRPGTKLTVLIDVTDSFFNTSDATQNSVLATGVTAVIKDDKGVQVASITSLKEIVAQSGTIGRWFGTVNITVPKPFRALKAYAIEVTATDKSGNTSVKVTSKFIVKFF